The region CATTCTTGCAACAGCTGCTATAAGGCGGATGGCGCTAAATAAGGGAATTTAAAGCAGAATGAACTATGGCAATCCCATAAAGCACATCGTAATTGTTGGCGGCGGAACCGCTGGCTGGATGGCAGCGGCAGTCCTTTCCCGACTAAAAAAGGGGCGCACGCTGGACATTACGCTAATCGAATCGGAAGAGATAGGCACGGTCGGTGTGGGCGAAGCGACGATCCCTCCATTTGTTGAATTCAATCAGCTCTTGGAAATAGATGAGCGCGAGCTGCTTTCCGAAGTCCAAGGCAGCTTCAAGCTTGGCATTCAGTTCCAGAACTGGGGCCAATTAGGTGATAGTTATATACACCCGTTTGGCGCATATGGATATCACATGGGTGGAATTTCTTTTCATCAGATCTGGCGGCGAATGCAGCAGGCTGGCGATAAACGACCAATCCAAGCCTTCAACCTTGAGACCATGGCGGCATACTTTGGCAAGTTTGCCCGCACAGAAGATTATGCGCAAGAAGATTTACCTCCGGTCAATTATGCCTACCATTTAGATGCAGGCCGCTATGCTGCATTTTTGCGTAAATATGCCGAAGCTCGCGGGGTGATCCGACAGGAGGGCCGGATCAGTCATACAACACTTGCGGATGAAACCGGCTTCGTCGCTTCATTAAAACTAGAGAGCGGCAAGGCAATCTCGGGAGACCTCTTTGTCGACTGCTCTGGTTTTCGAGGCCTGCTGATAGAGCAGGCACTTGGCACAGGGTACGAAGACTGGACGCACTGGTTGCCCTGCAATCGCGCAGTCGCCTTGCCATGCGATCGTGATGACGGCAGTCCGCCACCGCCCTTCACGAAGGCCACCGCGCATTCAGCAGGATGGCAATGGCAAGTACCCCTGCAGCACCGCAACGGTAACGGGCACGTTTATTGCGACGCATATATGTCAGCCGACGAAGCACACGAAATCTTGGTCGACAATATTGCAGGAAAGCCAACCGCGGAACCGAACCATTTGCGCTTCGTGACCGGTCGCAGAAAGAAATTTTGGAACAAGAATGTGGTGGCACTAGGTTTGTCGGCAGGTTTTATGGAGCCGCTCGAATCAACCTCAATCCACTTGGTGAATACAGGCGTCAATAAACTTGTCGCACTGCTTACATTAGAGGGGATAAATCCTGCCCAAGTTGAGGCCTTCAATCGTTTGACCGCTAAGGAATACGCTCGGATCCGCGATTTTCTAATTCTGCATTACAACGCAACGGAGCGAACCGACTCAGACTTTTGGAATTATTGCCGAACAATGAGCGTTCCAGACACTCTCACCGAGAAAGTCGAGCTGTTCAAAACGAACGGACAAATATTCCGCGAGGAAGACGAACTGTTCACCGAAACAAGCTGGGCCGCTGTTATGATGGGGCAGCGAATTGTGATGGGCGGCCACAATCCGGTTGCAGACACTTTCGATCTGCCTGCAACCAAAAGCGAGATGGATGAGATGGAGAAATCAATCCGTTTCGTGGTTCAGCACATGCCGGGACATGAAGACTATCTGAAGCGCTACTGCCCGGCTCCCGCGATCTAGCCGCTTGCGCATGCAACAGTAGTTCCACCTACAAGCATCTTCAAAACATTGCGTTGGCAAACCTCACATTTAGCAACCCCAGTTTGC is a window of Altererythrobacter rubellus DNA encoding:
- a CDS encoding tryptophan halogenase family protein yields the protein MNYGNPIKHIVIVGGGTAGWMAAAVLSRLKKGRTLDITLIESEEIGTVGVGEATIPPFVEFNQLLEIDERELLSEVQGSFKLGIQFQNWGQLGDSYIHPFGAYGYHMGGISFHQIWRRMQQAGDKRPIQAFNLETMAAYFGKFARTEDYAQEDLPPVNYAYHLDAGRYAAFLRKYAEARGVIRQEGRISHTTLADETGFVASLKLESGKAISGDLFVDCSGFRGLLIEQALGTGYEDWTHWLPCNRAVALPCDRDDGSPPPPFTKATAHSAGWQWQVPLQHRNGNGHVYCDAYMSADEAHEILVDNIAGKPTAEPNHLRFVTGRRKKFWNKNVVALGLSAGFMEPLESTSIHLVNTGVNKLVALLTLEGINPAQVEAFNRLTAKEYARIRDFLILHYNATERTDSDFWNYCRTMSVPDTLTEKVELFKTNGQIFREEDELFTETSWAAVMMGQRIVMGGHNPVADTFDLPATKSEMDEMEKSIRFVVQHMPGHEDYLKRYCPAPAI